GGCGGGCGCGCGCTGCTCGGGCTCGGGCGCGGCCTCTCGAAGCGCGAGTACGAGCGCTTCGGCATTCCCATGGACGAGGCGCGCTGGCGCTTCGACGAGGGCAGCGCGCTCATCCTCGAGGCGCTGAACAAGGGCTTCTTCGAGGCCGACACCGAGCACTTCCGCCACCCGCGCGCGGAGCTGCGGCCGCGCCCCGTGCGCGGCTTCGACGACCGCGTCTTCTCGATCGGCGTGTCGCCCGACTCGGCCGTGCAGGCCGCCGTGCTCGGCGCGAAGCTCATGTGCCTCGCGCAGCAGCCGTGGCAGGTGTTCCGCCAGCAGGCGCTCGAGCCGTACCAGGAGCGGTGGCGCGCGCTGCGCGACACGCCGCCGCCCGCGCCCTTCTGCGGCCAGCTCGTCTTCTGCGACGAGGACGGCGACCGCGCGCGCGAGCTCGGCGCGAAGTACGTGAAGGAGTACTTCTTCACGGTGGTCGAGCACTACGAGATCGGCGGCGCGCACTTCGCGGGAACGAAGGGCTACGAGCACTACGCGACGGCGGCCCAGGCGATCTCGGCGATGGGGCTCGACGCGATGGCGGAGATGTACGCCGGCGTCAACACGTTCGGCACGCCGGAGGAGGTCGTCGAGCAGCTGCGCGAGCAGAAGCGCATCCTCGGCGTCGACCACGACGTCCTCGTGATCCCGAAGTACGGGAGCATGACGCAGGCCGAGGCGGAGGCCTCGCTGCGGACGTTCGCCGAGAAGGTGGTGCCCGCGTTCCGCTAGCCGCGGCATCCGCCGCCGGGAGGTCCGCTCCGATGGCCGTGAACCCGATGACCGAGCAGGAGTACGCGCGCACGAAGAAGTTCGTGAAGCACTTCGCGAAGCTCAACGTGCTCGTCTACCGCCTCACGGGAGGGCGGCTCATGGGCACGTTCCAGGGCCGCGAGGTGTGCCTGGTCAAGATGAAGGGCGCGAAGAGCGGCGTCGAGAAGTGGATCCCGCTCATGTACGTGCCCATCGAGGAGGGGAACCCGAAGGCCGGCGCGATCATCGTCGCGTCGCTCGGCGGCGCCCCGAAACACCCCGTCTGGTACCACAACCTCGTGAAGCACCCCGACGTCGAGGTCCAGTACAAGAGCGACGTCGTGAAGCTGCGCGCGCGGCGTGTCTCGGCCGAGGAGAAGGCGCGCCTGTGGCCGACGTGCGTGAAGCACTACCCGCCGTTCGAGGAGTACCAGGCGCGCACGGACCGCGACATCCCCGTCTTCGCGTGCGAGCCGCGCGCCTAGCGACGCGCGGCGAGGAGGCGACCATGGCGACCCGGACGGAGCCCTCGTACTGCCGCATGTGCTTCAACGCGTGCGCGATGCTCGTCGACTTCGAGGGCGACGAGCCCGTCGCCGTGCGCGGCGACAAGGAGAACCCGGTCTACCAGGGCTTCTTCTGCGTGAAGGGGCAGCAGCTCCTCCACGCGCGCAGCCACCCCGGGCGGCTGCTGCGCTCGCAGAAGCGACGAGCGGACGGGAGCTTCGAGGCCA
This Myxococcota bacterium DNA region includes the following protein-coding sequences:
- a CDS encoding LLM class flavin-dependent oxidoreductase, whose protein sequence is MDFGVLSIFQNYRDEQDDGETMRGELALAKLADALGYHSYWATEHHFFGYSMCPDNLQWLAQVAAATPRIRLGTGAVIVPWNDPYRVAAKMALFDQQSGGRALLGLGRGLSKREYERFGIPMDEARWRFDEGSALILEALNKGFFEADTEHFRHPRAELRPRPVRGFDDRVFSIGVSPDSAVQAAVLGAKLMCLAQQPWQVFRQQALEPYQERWRALRDTPPPAPFCGQLVFCDEDGDRARELGAKYVKEYFFTVVEHYEIGGAHFAGTKGYEHYATAAQAISAMGLDAMAEMYAGVNTFGTPEEVVEQLREQKRILGVDHDVLVIPKYGSMTQAEAEASLRTFAEKVVPAFR
- a CDS encoding nitroreductase family deazaflavin-dependent oxidoreductase, with translation MAVNPMTEQEYARTKKFVKHFAKLNVLVYRLTGGRLMGTFQGREVCLVKMKGAKSGVEKWIPLMYVPIEEGNPKAGAIIVASLGGAPKHPVWYHNLVKHPDVEVQYKSDVVKLRARRVSAEEKARLWPTCVKHYPPFEEYQARTDRDIPVFACEPRA